The proteins below come from a single Ostrinia nubilalis chromosome Z, ilOstNubi1.1, whole genome shotgun sequence genomic window:
- the LOC135086860 gene encoding prostaglandin E synthase 2 has protein sequence MWRPTFTILRKLVIPSLKENVIISKILYSTKSRLPKSTMKLTLVSASVGVLIGAGYGGYTHYKINAKKSLLPVETEEFAFLKHAPEYHPQYKIINETDNSNLHLILFQYRTCPFCCKVRAYLDSRGISYEIVEVDAVLRQAIKWSGYKKVPIVLAKVDGGYQQLLDSTAIISVLETYLRDKASQLQEIIKFYPATKYMNDDGKSTTEIANKYFVMHNAVVPDERERAIEMEEREWRQWADKVLVHTLSPNVYRTAGEALETFKWFEEAGGWKQSFPSWECALMVYGGAAAMWIIAKRLKKRHNISDARQSLYNAANEWTAAVKKRGRFLGGDQPNLADITVYGVLSSIEGCQAFKDLRNHTDIGKWYDDIKNSIDRKMGKVLAVHA, from the exons atGTGGCGACCAACGTTTACGATATTAAGGAAGCTGGTAATTCCATCCTTGAaggaaaatgttattatttcaaaaatattatattctacaAAAAGCCGACTGCCGAAGTCAACGATGAAGCTGACCTTAGTCAGTGCCAGTGTCGGTGTCCTTATCGGTGCTGGATACGGAGGTTATActcattataaaattaatgcAAAGAAGTCATTGTTGCCTGTAGAAACTGAGGAGTTTGCTTTTCTGAAACACGCACCGGAATACCACCCTCAGTACAAA ATTATAAACGAGACAGATAACAGCAATCTCCATTTAATATTATTCCAATACCGCACATGTCCATTTTGCTGTAAAGTGCGTGCCTATTTAGACTCGAGGGGGATAAGTTATGAAATAGTTGAAGTCGATGCAGTTTTGCGGCAGGCCATCAAATGGTCAGGATACAAAAAAGTGCCAATAGTTCTTGCAAAAGTTGATGGCGGTTATCag CAACTGTTGGATAGTACTGCTATAATATCTGTGCTGGAGACCTATTTGCGGGACAAAGCGTCTCAGCTGCAAGAGATAATAAAGTTTTATCCTGCCACAAAGTATATGAATGACGatgggaaaagtacgaccgagaTTGCCAATAAATATTTCGTTATGCACAATGCGGTCGTCCCAGACGAACGAGAAAGAGCGATTGAGAT GGAGGAACGCGAATGGAGACAATGGGCAGATAAGGTTCTAGTGCACACCTTGTCTCCAAACGTGTACCGTACTGCTGGGGAGGCGCTGGAGACCTTCAAGTGGTTTGAGGAGGCCGGAGGGTGGAAGCAATCTTTCCCCAGCTGGGAGTGCGCGTTGATGGTCTACGGAGGGGCAGCTGCTATGTGGATCATAGCCAAACGGCTTAAGAAGAG gCACAACATCAGTGACGCTCGGCAGTCGCTTTACAACGCGGCGAACGAATGGACAGCAGCCGTGAAGAAAAGGGGCCGATTCTTGGGCGGCGACCAACCGAATCTAGCCGACATCACAGTGTATGGAGTCCTAAGCAGCATCGAGGGTTGCCAGGCCTTCAAGGACCTACGGAACCACACCGATATCGGCAAGTGGTATGACGATATCAAGAACAGCATCGACAGGAAAATGGGAAAGGTGTTAGCTGTTCATGCGTAG